In Candidatus Blochmannia vicinus, one DNA window encodes the following:
- the mdtH gene encoding multidrug efflux MFS transporter MdtH → MYTISQARRLGKYFLIIDNMFVVVGFYVVFPLISIYFVEQLGWGAFLVGFALGLRQFIQQGLGIFSGAFADKLGAKPMIVSGLFMRTLGFIIMSIANTPTLLCLSCVLSALGGTLFDPPRTALVIKLVRPWELGRFYSVLMLEDSMCAIIGIVLGTWLLQYDFKLVCFTGATLFFIAGVFNAWRLPAYKISSSHDSLLEGIKKVLNNQRFIIFVFTLTGYYILSAQVMLMLPIRIHEVSGQLSYIKWMYIIEAILSLLLIIPITWWSEKYFKLETRLMVGLVTIIISLFPIGLVKNLHMLLILISLFYIGSIIAEPARETLVALLTDYKARSSYIGFSKLSLALGGTVGYSGSGWLYDIGKAQNFMQLPWIVLSIIGLITLLGLYFQFKYYSFQSLLNNKNNKKRKL, encoded by the coding sequence ACTAGGATGGGGAGCTTTTTTAGTAGGATTTGCTTTAGGATTACGGCAATTTATTCAACAAGGATTAGGAATTTTTAGCGGTGCCTTCGCTGATAAATTAGGCGCAAAACCCATGATCGTATCCGGATTATTTATGCGTACTTTAGGATTTATTATAATGAGTATTGCAAATACTCCCACGTTATTATGTTTATCATGTGTATTATCTGCATTAGGTGGAACATTATTTGATCCACCACGCACTGCCCTTGTAATTAAATTAGTTCGCCCATGGGAATTAGGGAGATTTTATTCTGTATTAATGCTAGAAGACAGCATGTGTGCTATCATAGGTATTGTACTAGGCACATGGTTATTACAATATGACTTTAAATTAGTATGCTTTACCGGAGCAACATTATTTTTTATCGCTGGAGTTTTTAACGCCTGGCGATTACCTGCATACAAAATTTCTAGTTCCCATGATTCATTACTAGAAGGTATAAAAAAAGTACTTAATAATCAAAGATTTATAATTTTTGTTTTTACCTTAACCGGATATTATATCTTATCAGCTCAAGTAATGTTAATGTTACCTATTCGTATTCATGAAGTATCTGGACAACTATCATATATAAAGTGGATGTATATCATAGAAGCAATTTTGTCTTTATTATTGATTATTCCTATAACTTGGTGGAGTGAAAAATATTTCAAATTAGAAACCCGCTTAATGGTAGGGTTAGTAACTATTATTATTAGTTTATTTCCCATTGGGTTAGTTAAAAACTTACATATGCTATTAATTCTAATTAGCTTATTCTACATAGGTTCTATTATTGCTGAACCTGCGAGAGAAACTTTAGTGGCTTTACTAACAGATTACAAGGCACGTAGCAGTTACATAGGTTTTAGTAAACTGAGCTTAGCTTTGGGAGGTACTGTAGGTTATAGCGGCAGCGGATGGTTATATGATATTGGTAAAGCACAAAATTTTATGCAATTACCTTGGATCGTTCTGAGTATAATCGGTTTAATTACTTTATTAGGATTATATTTTCAATTCAAATATTATTCTTTTCAATCTTTACTTAATAATAAAAATAATAAGAAACGTAAACTATAA